The Alphaproteobacteria bacterium genome contains a region encoding:
- a CDS encoding metallophosphoesterase — protein MDVSLEQSAWREQPLRLDGETIFAIGDVHGCDRQLAALLDTFCNLAAARPARLIFLGDLICRGPSSLAALKLWADPSLDARFTRAHRVTGNHDQLLMLSISGNSSAYERWMTIDGQTFVDELRRVTGRSDASLSRELLREAAGEQVLARLDRLECHVWIGNTIFVHGGIDPSAKPETALAAPFTEFGGNHWAWINEPFLKWRGGFGGLMVVHGHTPPDRHRKMSGYPDPHVFQHDRLSLDGGSSKTGIVAAAQFEDGRYRLFKATAGG, from the coding sequence ATGGATGTCTCGCTCGAACAATCCGCCTGGCGCGAGCAGCCGTTGCGCCTCGATGGCGAGACGATTTTCGCGATCGGCGACGTGCATGGATGCGATCGCCAGCTCGCCGCGCTGCTGGACACCTTTTGCAACCTCGCCGCGGCTCGCCCGGCGCGGCTGATCTTCCTCGGCGACCTGATCTGTCGTGGCCCCTCGAGCCTCGCGGCGCTCAAGCTCTGGGCCGATCCCTCGCTCGATGCGCGATTCACGCGCGCGCACCGCGTCACCGGCAATCACGACCAGCTGCTCATGCTGTCGATCAGCGGCAACAGCAGCGCCTACGAACGATGGATGACGATCGACGGCCAGACCTTCGTCGACGAGTTGCGGCGCGTGACCGGCCGCAGCGATGCATCGCTGAGCCGCGAACTCTTGCGCGAAGCGGCAGGCGAGCAGGTGCTCGCGCGCCTCGACCGCCTCGAATGTCATGTGTGGATCGGCAACACCATCTTCGTTCATGGCGGCATTGATCCCTCGGCCAAGCCCGAAACCGCGCTCGCAGCTCCCTTCACGGAATTTGGCGGCAATCACTGGGCGTGGATCAACGAGCCGTTCCTGAAATGGCGCGGCGGTTTCGGCGGCCTGATGGTGGTGCATGGCCATACGCCACCCGATCGGCATCGGAAGATGTCGGGTTATCCGGACCCGCACGTATTCCAGCACGACCGCCTGAGCCTCGACGGCGGAAGCTCAAAGACTGGCATTGTGGCGGCTGCGCAGTTCGAGGACGGGCGTTACCGGCTGTTCAAAGCGACGGCAGGGGGCTAG
- a CDS encoding extensin family protein, with product MARGVARYLVGSLVVLGLAACGKMWVAERDAWRHEAEVACLKSGIVKEGPLLTRVEPISGPGICGADFPLKVAAIGEGAPIGFADELRPPGSVPQPLAAPPGGYARPAYPQTTAPQSYPAQTYRQPYPQASGPMSIRPPGSEPDDDAEYETAPGVPAQGYPPRPRQGANAPYQPVPYEPAPDDRAPRAAQPYPQQPPQQAYPQQQYPQQSYPPAEQVPLGRERVPVAGGAVAVQPTATLACPIVSALDTWIASGVQPAALKWFGVQVAEIKQISAYSCRGMNGQRGAKISEHAFGNALDIAAFTLADGRRIVVKDGWRGAPEEQGFLRDVQGAACQHFSTVLAPGSNAFHYDHIHVDLMRRSSGRIICQPAAVSGDLVAARAGYRFARSDPAVTGSIKRSRPTFHKPVGRDEVYDGLPRAVAGED from the coding sequence ATGGCGCGCGGAGTGGCCCGGTATCTCGTCGGCTCCCTCGTCGTCCTCGGGTTGGCTGCCTGCGGCAAGATGTGGGTCGCAGAGCGCGACGCGTGGCGGCATGAGGCCGAAGTTGCGTGCCTCAAGTCGGGCATCGTCAAGGAAGGCCCGTTACTCACACGCGTCGAACCGATTTCAGGACCGGGCATCTGCGGCGCGGATTTCCCGCTGAAGGTGGCGGCGATCGGGGAGGGTGCGCCGATCGGCTTTGCCGACGAATTGCGCCCGCCCGGCTCCGTGCCGCAGCCGCTCGCGGCGCCTCCCGGTGGATACGCGCGGCCGGCCTATCCGCAGACCACGGCACCGCAGTCCTATCCGGCGCAGACCTACCGGCAGCCATACCCGCAGGCGAGCGGGCCCATGTCGATCCGCCCGCCGGGAAGCGAGCCGGACGACGACGCCGAATACGAAACCGCACCGGGCGTCCCCGCACAAGGCTATCCGCCGCGCCCCCGGCAAGGCGCGAATGCGCCGTATCAGCCGGTGCCTTATGAGCCGGCGCCGGATGACCGCGCGCCGCGCGCCGCGCAACCGTATCCGCAACAGCCGCCACAGCAGGCCTACCCGCAGCAGCAATATCCGCAGCAGTCTTATCCACCCGCCGAACAGGTGCCGCTCGGCCGCGAGCGCGTTCCGGTCGCAGGCGGCGCGGTTGCGGTCCAGCCGACCGCCACGCTCGCCTGTCCGATCGTCTCCGCGCTCGACACCTGGATCGCGAGCGGCGTGCAGCCCGCCGCACTGAAGTGGTTTGGCGTGCAGGTCGCGGAGATCAAGCAGATCTCCGCCTACTCATGCCGCGGCATGAACGGTCAACGCGGCGCGAAGATCTCCGAGCATGCGTTCGGCAATGCGCTCGATATCGCGGCGTTCACGCTTGCGGACGGACGCAGGATCGTCGTCAAGGACGGCTGGCGCGGCGCACCCGAGGAGCAGGGCTTCCTGCGCGACGTGCAGGGCGCGGCCTGCCAGCATTTCTCGACCGTGCTGGCGCCGGGCTCCAATGCCTTTCACTACGACCACATCCATGTGGACCTGATGCGGCGCTCGAGCGGCCGCATCATCTGCCAGCCGGCAGCCGTGTCGGGCGATCTCGTTGCGGCGCGCGCCGGCTATCGCTTCGCGCGCAGCGACCCCGCGGTCACCGGGTCGATCAAGCGCAGCCGTCCGACCTTTCATAAACCGGTCGGCCGCGACGAGGTCTATGACGGGCTCCCGCGCGCTGTCGCGGGCGAGGACTGA
- a CDS encoding C4-dicarboxylate ABC transporter, with translation MSEKSPASKTATRRRFMLAAGATATAVAAPSVVSAQGPIGMRFQSTWPSKDIFHEYALDFGKKINDMTGGDLKIEVLPAGAVVPAFQLLDAVSKGVLDGGHGVLVYHYGKNTALALWGSGPGYGMDANILLAWHKYGGGKQLLEKIFTQIGADVVSFPYAPLYSQPLGWFKKPMQSVDDFKGLKYRTVGISIDLFTAMGAAVNALPGGEIVAAMDRGLLDAAEFNNASSDRALGFADVSKICMLQSYHQNAEQLEISFNKTKFNALPAKMKAIIENGVEAASQDMQWKAIDRNSQDYITLQTQDKVRFFKTPDAILKRQLELYDDIAKKYVANNPLFKEIIQSQLDFAKRALRWEQDYITNRRMAFDHYFGPNAKSPI, from the coding sequence ATGTCCGAGAAGTCACCCGCATCGAAAACCGCAACGCGCCGCCGCTTCATGCTGGCGGCGGGTGCGACCGCAACCGCTGTCGCGGCGCCGAGCGTCGTCTCCGCGCAGGGCCCGATCGGCATGCGCTTCCAGAGCACATGGCCGTCGAAGGATATCTTTCACGAGTACGCGCTCGATTTCGGCAAGAAGATCAACGATATGACCGGCGGCGATCTGAAGATCGAAGTGCTGCCGGCGGGCGCCGTGGTGCCGGCGTTCCAGCTGCTCGACGCCGTGTCGAAGGGCGTGCTCGACGGCGGCCATGGCGTGCTCGTCTATCACTACGGCAAGAACACCGCGCTCGCGCTGTGGGGCTCTGGCCCGGGCTACGGCATGGACGCGAACATCCTGCTCGCCTGGCACAAGTACGGCGGCGGCAAACAACTGCTCGAGAAGATCTTCACCCAGATCGGCGCCGACGTCGTGTCGTTCCCCTATGCGCCGCTCTATTCGCAGCCGCTCGGCTGGTTCAAGAAGCCGATGCAGAGCGTCGACGATTTCAAGGGGCTGAAATATCGCACTGTCGGCATCTCGATCGACCTGTTCACCGCGATGGGCGCGGCGGTCAACGCGCTTCCGGGCGGCGAAATCGTCGCCGCGATGGACCGCGGCCTGCTCGACGCGGCCGAGTTCAACAACGCCTCGTCGGACCGCGCGCTCGGCTTTGCCGACGTGTCGAAGATCTGCATGCTGCAGAGCTATCACCAGAACGCCGAGCAGCTCGAAATTTCGTTCAACAAGACGAAGTTCAACGCGCTGCCGGCAAAGATGAAGGCGATCATCGAGAACGGCGTCGAAGCCGCTTCCCAGGACATGCAGTGGAAAGCGATCGACCGCAACTCGCAGGACTACATCACGCTGCAAACACAGGACAAGGTCCGCTTCTTCAAGACGCCGGACGCAATCCTGAAGCGCCAGCTCGAGCTCTACGACGACATCGCCAAGAAATACGTGGCGAACAACCCGCTGTTCAAGGAGATCATCCAGTCGCAGCTCGACTTCGCCAAGCGCGCGCTGCGCTGGGAGCAGGACTACATCACCAATCGCCGCATGGCATTCGACCACTACTTCGGACCGAACGCCAAGTCGCCGATCTGA
- a CDS encoding TRAP transporter small permease subunit, whose amino-acid sequence MSVQSFLHAIDEISTWVGKAFAWLIVLLMLVVCAEVIKRYALNAPTAWIFDAENMMYGTLFMMCGAYTLAQNAHVRGDFLYSSMRPRTQASLDLVLYVVFFIPGIAALIYAGWGFAADSWRIAEHSTVTANGPPVYHFKSMIPIAGAFVMLQGVAEIVRSIVCLKTGEWPSRLKDVAEIDVIEEQLAHSEYVDEESRKLAIESAHRIDEEARQRGMGGDLQK is encoded by the coding sequence ATGAGCGTCCAATCCTTTCTCCACGCCATTGACGAGATCAGCACCTGGGTCGGCAAGGCGTTCGCCTGGCTGATCGTGCTGTTGATGCTCGTGGTCTGCGCCGAGGTTATCAAGCGTTACGCGCTCAACGCGCCGACCGCGTGGATCTTCGATGCCGAGAACATGATGTACGGCACGCTGTTCATGATGTGCGGCGCCTATACGCTGGCGCAGAACGCCCACGTGCGCGGCGACTTTCTCTATTCCTCGATGCGCCCGCGCACGCAGGCGAGCCTCGATCTCGTGCTCTATGTCGTCTTTTTCATTCCCGGCATCGCGGCGCTGATCTATGCGGGCTGGGGTTTTGCGGCGGATAGCTGGCGCATCGCCGAGCACTCGACCGTCACCGCCAACGGGCCGCCGGTCTATCACTTCAAATCGATGATCCCGATCGCCGGCGCCTTCGTGATGCTGCAGGGCGTCGCGGAGATCGTCCGCTCGATCGTCTGTCTCAAGACCGGTGAGTGGCCGAGCCGCCTCAAGGACGTCGCCGAGATCGACGTCATCGAGGAGCAGCTCGCACATTCGGAATACGTCGACGAGGAGTCGCGCAAGCTCGCGATCGAAAGCGCGCATCGAATCGACGAAGAGGCGCGCCAGCGCGGAATGGGCGGAGACTTGCAGAAATGA
- a CDS encoding acyclic terpene utilization AtuA family protein — translation MKTRKPGAIRIGGGSGFLNDRVDAALELVEKGNIDVLMMETLAERTLALLHVARRKGGPGYWESLEGRLDVLLPALAKHRTKFVTNAGGAAPVECARMIARLARERGITLKIAAVTGDDVTDLVRASDSVISETREPVSKLGTDIICTNAYLGADAIAAAYGAGADVIVTGRVTDSALALGPIMATLGWAADDKDAMAAGVLAGHLLECGGQATGGYFAEPGLKDVPGIDRIGFPIAEVRADRSITITKPPGSGGRIDRHTVTEQILYEMHDPGAYLTPDVSLDVTGVDLNETAQDEVHLTGARGHKRPDTLKVLVGVDSGVLAEIEISYAGINCEARARLAADIIKKRTARDPMLGNQTIQYDLIGVNSLWAGDAPHAVRDVRLRVAARVPHQAAADRLITEVESLYVNGPAGGGGVRIASRPTIRTYTAFVPREKVLPRFEFVEA, via the coding sequence ATGAAAACACGCAAGCCGGGCGCGATCCGGATCGGCGGCGGTTCGGGCTTCCTCAACGATCGCGTCGATGCGGCACTCGAGCTGGTCGAGAAGGGCAACATCGATGTGCTGATGATGGAGACGCTGGCGGAGCGTACGCTCGCGCTGCTGCATGTCGCGCGGCGCAAGGGCGGCCCCGGATATTGGGAGAGTCTTGAGGGGCGGCTCGATGTGCTGCTGCCTGCGCTGGCGAAGCATCGCACGAAGTTCGTCACCAATGCGGGCGGTGCGGCGCCGGTCGAATGCGCGCGTATGATCGCGCGGCTGGCGCGCGAGCGCGGCATCACGCTGAAAATCGCCGCCGTGACCGGCGACGATGTGACCGATCTGGTGCGCGCCTCCGACTCGGTGATTTCCGAAACGCGCGAGCCGGTCTCGAAGCTCGGCACCGACATCATCTGCACCAACGCGTATCTGGGCGCGGATGCGATCGCCGCCGCGTACGGCGCCGGCGCGGACGTGATCGTCACCGGGCGCGTGACCGACTCGGCGCTCGCGCTCGGGCCGATCATGGCGACGCTTGGCTGGGCGGCCGACGACAAGGACGCCATGGCGGCGGGCGTGCTCGCCGGCCACTTGCTCGAATGCGGCGGGCAGGCGACCGGCGGCTATTTCGCAGAACCCGGATTGAAGGACGTGCCGGGCATCGACCGCATCGGTTTTCCGATCGCGGAGGTGCGCGCGGATCGCTCCATCACCATCACCAAGCCGCCGGGTAGCGGCGGACGCATCGACCGCCACACCGTCACCGAGCAGATCCTTTACGAAATGCACGATCCCGGCGCGTATCTCACGCCCGACGTCTCCCTCGATGTGACCGGCGTCGATCTGAACGAGACCGCGCAGGACGAAGTGCACCTCACCGGTGCGCGCGGGCACAAGCGCCCGGACACGCTGAAGGTCCTGGTCGGCGTCGACTCGGGCGTGCTGGCCGAGATCGAGATTTCTTATGCGGGCATCAATTGCGAGGCACGCGCGCGCCTTGCCGCCGACATCATCAAGAAGCGTACCGCGCGCGATCCGATGCTCGGCAACCAGACGATCCAGTACGACCTGATCGGCGTGAACAGCCTGTGGGCGGGCGATGCGCCGCACGCGGTGCGCGACGTGCGGCTGCGCGTGGCTGCGCGCGTACCACATCAGGCGGCGGCCGACCGGCTGATCACCGAGGTCGAGTCCTTGTATGTGAACGGTCCGGCGGGCGGGGGCGGGGTGCGCATCGCGAGCCGGCCGACCATCCGCACCTATACGGCGTTCGTGCCGCGCGAGAAGGTCCTGCCGCGTTTCGAATTCGTCGAGGCGTGA
- a CDS encoding L-lactate permease, which translates to MHWDQVYNPFNNQTLSTIAAALPVVTLLVLIASNKVKAHIAAVVALIVANLVAIIIFTMPAGMSIRATILGAVTGFFPIGWIVLNVIFLYRLTVEKGVFVTLQNTIGGVTEDRRLQLLLIAFCFGAFFEGASGFGTPVAVTGAILIGLGFSPLAASGLSLIANTAPVAYGALGTPIAGLSSVTGIDPFLLGAMVGRQLPFFSLIVPFWLIWAFAGWKGMKDVWPAIIVTGVSFAIPQFLISNFVNPWIVDIGASLISMACLIGFLKIWRPKELWLSPALRSKDTSAEGRPPPPPPGPTPTTSEVWMSLLPWIIVCIVLLLWGTNWFKGHVNPWATWNFPVPDLHNMINKVAPVAAKPTPEGAVFSFTWLSYTGSGMLIAAIIWGVIAGISPVQLVKSYGATIRLCAYSLITISAMLAIGTLTRLSGIDATLGLAFAGTGVLYPFFGTLLGWLGVALTGSDTASNILFGNLQKITSEQLGLSPILMAAANSSGGVMGKMIDAQSIVVASTATNWFGHEGTILRFVFWHSIVLACLVGVLVMLQAYVFTWMIVAGP; encoded by the coding sequence ATGCACTGGGATCAAGTCTACAATCCATTCAACAACCAGACTCTGTCGACCATCGCAGCCGCGCTGCCGGTGGTGACGCTGCTGGTGCTCATCGCATCGAACAAGGTGAAGGCGCACATCGCGGCGGTGGTCGCGCTGATCGTCGCAAACCTCGTCGCGATCATCATCTTCACGATGCCGGCCGGCATGTCGATCCGCGCCACCATTCTCGGCGCGGTCACGGGCTTCTTCCCGATCGGCTGGATCGTGCTCAACGTCATCTTCCTCTACCGGCTCACGGTGGAGAAAGGCGTGTTCGTCACGTTGCAGAACACGATCGGCGGCGTCACCGAAGATCGCCGGTTGCAGCTTCTGCTGATCGCGTTCTGCTTCGGCGCATTCTTCGAGGGCGCGTCCGGCTTCGGCACGCCGGTCGCCGTCACCGGCGCGATCCTGATCGGTCTCGGCTTCTCGCCGCTCGCGGCCTCCGGGCTTTCGCTCATCGCCAACACCGCGCCGGTCGCCTACGGCGCGCTCGGCACACCGATCGCCGGGCTGTCGAGCGTCACCGGCATCGATCCGTTCCTGCTCGGCGCGATGGTCGGACGGCAACTGCCGTTCTTCTCGCTGATCGTTCCGTTCTGGCTGATCTGGGCCTTCGCGGGCTGGAAGGGCATGAAGGACGTGTGGCCCGCGATCATCGTTACCGGCGTCTCGTTCGCAATCCCGCAATTCCTGATCTCGAACTTCGTCAACCCCTGGATCGTCGACATCGGCGCGTCGCTGATCTCGATGGCGTGCCTGATCGGCTTCTTGAAGATCTGGCGCCCGAAGGAACTGTGGCTCTCGCCCGCGTTGCGCTCGAAGGATACGTCCGCGGAAGGCCGCCCGCCGCCTCCCCCGCCCGGCCCGACGCCGACAACCAGCGAAGTGTGGATGTCGCTGCTTCCCTGGATCATCGTCTGCATCGTGCTGCTGCTCTGGGGCACCAACTGGTTCAAGGGCCATGTGAACCCGTGGGCGACCTGGAACTTCCCGGTCCCCGATCTGCACAATATGATCAACAAGGTCGCACCGGTGGCCGCGAAGCCGACTCCGGAGGGCGCGGTATTCTCCTTTACCTGGCTCTCCTATACGGGCTCCGGCATGCTGATCGCGGCGATCATCTGGGGCGTGATCGCGGGCATCTCGCCGGTGCAGCTGGTGAAGTCGTATGGCGCGACGATCCGGCTGTGCGCCTACTCGCTCATCACCATCTCGGCGATGCTGGCGATCGGGACGCTCACGCGGCTCTCCGGCATCGACGCAACGCTCGGCTTGGCGTTCGCCGGAACCGGGGTGCTCTACCCGTTCTTCGGCACACTGCTCGGCTGGTTGGGCGTCGCGCTCACCGGCTCGGACACCGCCTCCAACATCCTGTTCGGCAACCTGCAGAAGATTACCTCCGAACAGCTCGGCCTCTCGCCGATCCTGATGGCCGCCGCCAACTCATCCGGCGGCGTGATGGGCAAGATGATCGACGCGCAGTCGATCGTCGTCGCCTCGACCGCCACCAACTGGTTCGGACACGAAGGCACCATCCTGCGCTTCGTGTTCTGGCACTCGATCGTGCTGGCCTGCCTCGTCGGCGTGCTGGTGATGCTGCAGGCTTACGTGTTCACCTGGATGATCGTTGCCGGGCCATAA
- a CDS encoding TRAP transporter large permease subunit — MSDPALGLLMLGLIVIVIMMGFPTAFTLMGLGMFFGYIAFYDPNHLFGDNKVFELMVQRTYGAMTNDVLISIPLFVLMGYVMERGALVDKMFYSIQLAFRRVPASLAVATLIVCTFWGIASGLVGAVVVLMGVIAFNPMLKAGYDVKLAAGVITAGGTLGILIPPSVMIIVYAAVAGQSVVKLYAAAMFPGFFLSFLYLVYIVGWAMINPKIAPKLPEEQTRVPVPDWMRKFQAAYSNNMFVGLIKALVSPGRALALETGAGRITYGAVVSNFLYSLVPFLIVAGTFALIWWYVVIHQQRAPEQAYEGLQQLGSPVAPSSAPVDDGPPRAFYWWFAGLALVCFLWQIKYYLKLNADRLEVIKLLSTSIMPLGILTVVVLAVILFGITTATESAGVGAAGAFLLAIQARTLDWKRTKEAVFLTAKTTAMVCWLFVGSALFSGVFAILGGQALVEQWVLSLNMTPIQFMILSQAIIFVLGWPLEWTEIIVIFVPIFLPLLKHFNIDPVLWGTLVFVNLQAAFLSPPVAMSAFYLKGVAPKHVTLNQIFNGMMPYMVIVIVCMVIMYFWPGMTLWLPNYLYGN; from the coding sequence ATGAGCGACCCCGCACTTGGGCTCTTGATGCTCGGCCTCATTGTGATCGTCATCATGATGGGGTTTCCGACGGCCTTCACGCTGATGGGCCTCGGCATGTTCTTCGGTTACATCGCCTTCTACGACCCCAACCACCTGTTCGGCGACAACAAGGTGTTCGAGCTGATGGTCCAGCGCACCTACGGTGCGATGACCAACGACGTGCTCATCTCGATCCCGTTATTCGTCTTGATGGGTTACGTGATGGAGCGCGGCGCGCTGGTCGACAAGATGTTCTATTCGATCCAGCTCGCGTTCCGCCGCGTGCCGGCCTCGCTCGCGGTCGCGACGCTGATCGTATGCACCTTCTGGGGCATCGCATCGGGGCTGGTCGGCGCCGTGGTCGTGCTGATGGGCGTCATTGCCTTCAACCCGATGCTGAAAGCCGGCTACGACGTGAAGCTCGCTGCGGGCGTCATCACGGCGGGCGGCACGCTCGGCATCCTGATCCCGCCGTCGGTCATGATCATCGTGTATGCGGCGGTCGCCGGGCAGTCGGTGGTGAAGCTCTACGCCGCCGCGATGTTTCCGGGCTTCTTCCTGTCATTCCTCTACCTCGTCTACATCGTCGGCTGGGCGATGATTAACCCGAAGATCGCGCCCAAGCTGCCCGAGGAGCAGACCAGGGTGCCGGTGCCGGACTGGATGCGCAAATTCCAGGCGGCCTATTCCAACAACATGTTCGTTGGCCTGATCAAGGCGCTGGTCTCGCCCGGGCGCGCGCTCGCGCTCGAGACAGGCGCCGGCCGCATCACCTACGGCGCGGTCGTCTCCAACTTCCTCTATTCGCTGGTGCCGTTCCTGATCGTCGCCGGAACGTTCGCGCTGATCTGGTGGTACGTCGTGATTCACCAGCAGCGGGCGCCCGAGCAGGCCTACGAAGGCCTTCAGCAACTCGGTTCGCCTGTCGCGCCATCGTCCGCTCCGGTCGACGACGGACCGCCGAGAGCCTTCTACTGGTGGTTCGCCGGCCTCGCGCTCGTCTGCTTCCTTTGGCAGATCAAGTATTACCTCAAGCTCAACGCCGACCGGCTCGAGGTCATCAAGCTTCTGTCGACCTCGATCATGCCGCTCGGCATCCTGACCGTGGTGGTGCTTGCCGTGATCCTGTTCGGCATCACGACCGCAACCGAGTCCGCGGGCGTCGGCGCGGCAGGCGCGTTCCTGCTCGCGATTCAGGCGCGCACGCTCGACTGGAAGCGCACCAAGGAAGCCGTGTTCCTCACCGCCAAGACCACCGCGATGGTGTGCTGGCTGTTCGTCGGCTCGGCGCTGTTTTCCGGCGTGTTCGCGATCCTGGGCGGTCAGGCGCTGGTCGAGCAGTGGGTGCTCTCGCTCAACATGACGCCGATCCAGTTCATGATCCTGTCCCAGGCGATCATCTTCGTGCTCGGCTGGCCGCTGGAGTGGACCGAGATCATCGTGATCTTCGTGCCGATCTTCCTGCCGCTGCTGAAGCACTTCAACATCGATCCCGTGCTGTGGGGCACGCTCGTGTTCGTGAACCTGCAGGCGGCGTTCCTGTCACCGCCGGTGGCGATGTCGGCGTTCTATCTCAAGGGCGTCGCGCCCAAGCACGTCACGCTGAACCAGATCTTCAACGGCATGATGCCCTACATGGTCATCGTGATCGTCTGCATGGTCATCATGTACTTCTGGCCCGGCATGACGCTGTGGCTGCCGAACTATCTTTACGGGAACTGA
- a CDS encoding diguanylate cyclase, whose translation MRVVLVDPSRTMRLFVTRLLEARDHEVLAFADGRDALACMQENADVAALITSVELDGMCGLELCWETRVMAGRDRPIYVILMSSSIDKSKLGEALDSGADDFISKPPVADELYARLRAAERLGAMQRELVRLASVDSLTGLHNRRVFFELAEQANARRGALTAIMLDIDHFKRVNDLYGHDVGDQAIAAVAKVAAAEDAIVGRLGGEEFAMLLRGRSLAQGASLAEDLRGRIAALRFETANGLMTLTCSFGVSERRAGDSVDDLLKRADVALYAAKTSGRNRVVTADAGVATAAIQNNVIRALAS comes from the coding sequence ATGCGGGTTGTGCTCGTCGATCCGAGCCGAACCATGCGGCTGTTCGTGACGCGCTTGCTCGAGGCGCGCGACCACGAGGTGCTCGCATTTGCCGACGGCCGTGATGCGCTCGCCTGTATGCAGGAGAACGCGGACGTGGCGGCGCTGATCACCTCGGTCGAGCTCGACGGCATGTGCGGCCTGGAATTGTGTTGGGAAACGCGTGTGATGGCGGGCCGCGACCGGCCGATCTACGTGATCCTGATGTCGTCGAGCATCGACAAGAGCAAGCTCGGCGAGGCGCTCGACTCCGGCGCCGACGACTTCATCTCCAAGCCGCCGGTCGCGGACGAGCTCTACGCGCGGCTGCGTGCTGCCGAACGGCTCGGAGCGATGCAGCGCGAACTGGTGCGCCTCGCTTCTGTCGATTCGCTGACCGGCCTGCATAACCGGCGCGTCTTCTTCGAGCTGGCCGAGCAAGCGAACGCGCGCCGCGGAGCCCTCACCGCGATCATGCTCGACATCGATCACTTCAAACGCGTCAACGATCTCTACGGACACGACGTGGGCGATCAGGCGATCGCGGCTGTGGCAAAGGTTGCCGCCGCCGAGGACGCGATCGTCGGACGGCTGGGCGGCGAGGAATTCGCGATGCTGTTGCGCGGCAGGTCGCTCGCGCAGGGCGCCTCGCTTGCCGAAGACTTGCGCGGCCGGATCGCGGCGCTGCGCTTCGAGACCGCGAACGGCCTCATGACGTTGACCTGCAGCTTCGGCGTGAGCGAGCGGCGGGCAGGCGACAGCGTCGACGATCTGCTCAAACGGGCGGACGTAGCGCTCTATGCCGCCAAGACCTCAGGACGCAATCGCGTGGTCACGGCGGACGCCGGTGTGGCGACCGCCGCGATCCAAAACAACGTGATCCGGGCTCTCGCGAGCTGA
- a CDS encoding amidase produces the protein MLERRDRPLLSALDLARRLEAGDMTPEGVVDLCAAAIAAREDEVGAFIYLDLDRARAKARKDADALRTLPLRGLPVALKDIYDTADMPTEYGSAAYKGHRPAADASPVTMLRRAGAVVIGKAVTTEFAHQQTGKTRNPHNLEHTPGGSSSGSAAAVAAGMVPIATGSQTAGSVIRPGAYCGVAAFKPSYKLIPTIGVKCYAWSLDTVGLYAASVADVAFATAAMTGRDLRVDRATPSAPRVALMRTHIWAEASPDMQNAVEATARALEAAGASVKDVALPPLLEDAWRAHKVIILYEAGLSYAYEYDNKRALLGPKTVSMLDDASKVSVDTYDDARRAASRARLALADLMGDYDVVLTPSAPGAAPHGIGATGVASFNWLWTLMGTPCVNVPGLADPTGLPLGVQIVGRFGRDRAALEAALFTERALARRS, from the coding sequence ATGCTCGAACGCCGCGACCGCCCGCTCCTGTCTGCCCTCGATCTCGCACGCCGCCTCGAGGCGGGCGACATGACGCCGGAAGGCGTGGTCGACCTTTGTGCGGCGGCGATCGCGGCGCGCGAGGACGAGGTCGGCGCGTTCATCTATCTCGACCTGGACCGTGCGCGGGCCAAGGCGCGCAAGGATGCCGACGCGCTGCGCACGCTGCCGCTGCGCGGCCTGCCGGTTGCCCTGAAGGACATCTACGACACCGCCGACATGCCGACCGAATACGGCTCCGCCGCCTACAAGGGCCATCGCCCCGCTGCCGATGCATCGCCGGTGACCATGCTCAGACGCGCGGGCGCGGTCGTGATCGGCAAGGCCGTCACCACCGAGTTCGCGCACCAGCAGACCGGCAAGACCCGCAATCCGCACAATCTCGAACACACGCCGGGCGGCTCGTCGTCCGGCTCGGCCGCCGCGGTCGCGGCCGGGATGGTGCCGATCGCGACCGGCTCGCAGACCGCGGGCTCGGTGATCCGGCCCGGCGCCTATTGCGGCGTGGCGGCGTTCAAGCCGTCGTACAAGCTGATCCCGACCATCGGGGTGAAGTGCTACGCATGGTCGCTCGACACGGTCGGGCTTTATGCCGCGAGCGTTGCGGACGTTGCCTTCGCGACCGCCGCGATGACCGGGCGCGACCTGCGCGTCGATCGCGCGACACCGTCCGCGCCGCGCGTCGCGCTGATGCGCACCCACATCTGGGCCGAGGCCTCGCCCGACATGCAGAACGCCGTCGAGGCAACGGCGCGTGCTCTCGAAGCCGCGGGCGCGAGCGTCAAGGACGTGGCGCTGCCGCCGCTGCTGGAGGACGCGTGGCGCGCCCACAAGGTCATCATTCTCTACGAGGCTGGACTGTCCTACGCTTACGAGTACGACAACAAGCGCGCGCTGCTCGGGCCGAAGACCGTGTCAATGCTCGACGACGCCAGCAAGGTCAGCGTCGATACGTACGACGACGCGCGCCGTGCCGCGAGCCGCGCGCGGCTTGCGCTCGCCGACCTGATGGGCGACTACGACGTGGTCCTGACGCCTTCCGCCCCGGGCGCCGCGCCGCACGGGATCGGCGCAACCGGTGTTGCGAGCTTCAATTGGCTCTGGACCCTGATGGGCACGCCCTGCGTCAACGTGCCGGGGCTCGCCGACCCGACCGGCCTGCCGCTTGGCGTGCAGATCGTGGGACGCTTCGGCCGCGACCGGGCCGCGCTCGAAGCCGCCCTGTTCACCGAGCGGGCGCTGGCGCGGCGCTCCTGA